GGCGTCGCGGATGCACGCGCGCCAGCGGTGCGGGGAGCAGCCCGCGCTCGGCCATCGCCAGGAAGCCGCGCGGCGCGCCCACCATGTCGGCGGCCAGCGCGCCGAACCCGGCGATCGCCGTGCACGCGAGCACGATGCGCCGGCCCGCGTCGCCCGCGAGTCGTGCGGCCGTCGCCGCGAGCGGCGCGTCGGTCTGCCGCGCCAGCCCGTCGCCCAGGACGCCCTGCGCGGTGGCCTGCAGCGCGGTGTAGAGCAGCACGAGCGCGAGCGCCGCGCCCAGCATGCCGCGCGGCACCGTGCGCGCCGGGTCGCGGATCTCGCCGCTGGGCGTGAGCGCGCTCTCCGCGCCCATGAAGGCGAAGAAGAGCACGAGCGACGTGGCGCCCAGCGCGCGCGCCGACGGCCAGCCGCTCCACGCGAGCGCCCGCCACTGCATCGCGGCGACGCCGAGCGCGATCAGCAGGAGGAGCGGCAGCAGCTTGGCGACCGTGACCGCGACGGAGAGGCGCGTGCCCTCGCGCACGCCGCGCACGTTCACGGCGGCCAGCACGCCGACCAGCAGCGCCATCCCCGCCAGCCGCGCCACACCGCTGCCCAGTGCGGGGACGAAGCCCGCGAGCGCGTCCATCAGCACGTGCACGATGGCGGCGTCCGACGCGACCGAGAACGGCAGCGCGAACACGACCCACGTCAGGAAGCCGGCGAGCGGCCCGAACGCCTCCTCGACGTAGATCACGGCGCCGCCCGATCCGGTGACGCGGCCGCCGACCTCCGCGAAGCAGCCCAGCACCAGCAGGATGAGCACGCCGCAGACGGCGTAGGCCACGAGCGCCGCGGGCCCCAGCATCCCCGCCACGACGGCCGGCAGCGCGAAGATCCCCGCGCCGACGGTGAGGTTCACCGCGTTGGCGCCCAGGGCCCAGGGGCCGATGACGCGCTCGAGGTGCGCGGGTGGGGCCTGGCTGCCGGTCGGGCGCACGCGGGAGGGGAGGGAGGCGGGGCGGGACGGAACGGGCGCACGATGCCGCCGGTACACGCGGGGCGCCAGCCGGACGCGGTACCTCCGTCGGTGGCCGCGGGGTACTTTCCAGCCCCGTGGCCCACGCGTGACCCGTCCTGCCGGTCACGCGTGTTGCAAGACAGCACCGGCGTCCGCGTTTAGTTCACTCCCTGTACGATATGACCCCGACTTCCTCCGTCCTCGCCGACCGCCTGCGCGGCACCGCGTTCCTGCACGGGCTGCCCGACAGCTACTTCTGGCGGCTCGCGCGCGCCGTCACGCCCGAGTCCTACGCCCCGGGCGAGGCACTCTTCAACGAGGGGGACGAGCGTCGCCTGTTCGCGATCCTGCTCGACGGCGCGGTCGCGATCGAGCGGAAGGCGGAGGGGCGCGAGGTGCGCCTCAGCACCCTGGGCGCCGGCGAGGGGGTGGGCGAGGGGCTGCTGCTGGGCGAGGCGGGCCGCCACGGCTCGACCGCGCGCGCGCTGTCGCCGGTGGACGCGGCGGTGATGACGCGGCCGCAGCTGGACGAGCTGATGAAGGAGAACCCGCCGATCTACGCGGCGCTGGTGGCGCGCGCGGCGCGGGCGATCTCGCAGCGGCTGCGCAGCGCGGACGCGACGCTGGTGGGCCGCGGGCGCACGATGGGCTTCGCGGGCGGCGCGACGCGCCGCGAGCACGACCTGCTGGGCGAGCGCGACGTCCCGGCGGACGCGCTGTACGGCGTGCAGACGATGCGCGCGCTGGAGAACTTCCCGATCACCGGCGTGCCGCTGCGCGAGTTCCCGCAGCTCGTCGAGGCGCTGGCGGCGGTGAAGACGGCGGCCGCGATGGCGAACCAGGAGCTCGGCCTGCTGTCGCCCGCGGTGTCGCAGGCGATCGTGCAGGCCGCGAGCGAGGTGCGCGGCGGGCGGCACCACGAGCACTTCCTGGTCGACATGATCCAGGGCGGCGCCGGCACGTCGACCAACATGAACGCGAACGAGGTGATCGCGAACCGCGCCCTCGAGCTGATGGGCCGCGAGCGCGGGCAGTACGAGACGGTCCACCCGAACAACCACGTCAACCTCTCGCAATCCACCAACGACGTCTATCCGACGGCGGTGAAGCTGGCGCTGCACCGGAGCATCGACGGGCTGCGCGAGGCGGAGCGCGACCTCGCCAACGCGTTCCTGGCCAAGGGCGAGGAGTTCGCGCCGTTCGTGAAGATGGGCCGCACGCAGCTGCAGGACGCGGTGCCGATGACGCTCGGCCAGGAGTTCGCGGCGTTCGGCCACACGATCCTGGAGGACGTCGACCGCCTGGCGGAGGTGCAGGGGCTGATCCGCGAGATCAACATGGGCGCGACGGCGATCGGCACGAAGATCAACGCGCCGGCCGGCTATCCCGAGGCGGTGCGGAAGCACCTGTCGGCGGTGACGGGGCTGGAGCTGATCACCGCGCCCGACCTCGTCGAGGCGACGGCCGACACGGGCGTGTTCGTGCAGCTCTCGGGGGTGCTCAAGCGCTGCGCGGTGAAGCTGTCGAAGATCTGCAACGACCTGCGCCTGCTCTCCAGCGGCCCGCGCGCGGGCCTGGGCGAGATCAACCTGCCGGCGATGCAGCCCGGGTCGTCGATCATGCCGGGCAAGGTGAACCCGGTGATCCCCGAGGTGGTGAACCAGGTCTGCTTCGACGTCATCGGCGGCGACGTGACGGTGACGCTGGCGGCCGAGGCGGGGCAGCTGCAGCTGAACGTGTTCGAGCCGGTGATCGCGTACCGTCTGCTGGGCAACATCGCGACGCTGCGCAACGCGTGCGTGGTGCTGCGCGAGCGGTGCGTGCAGGGGATCACGGCGAACCCGGACCGCATGCGCTGGTTCGTCGAGAACTCGATCGGGATCGTGACGGCGCTCGTGCCGGTGCTCGGCTACGAGGCGTCGACGGAGATCGCGAAGGAGGCGCTGGAGACGGGGCGCGGCGTGTACGACCTCGTGATGGAGCGCGGGCTGATGACGCGCGAGCAGCTGGACGAGGCGCTCAATCCGGAAGCGATGGTCGGGTGACGACCATGCGGTGTGCTGCGTGGCCGGCATCTTCGTACCGGACCCGAACGGCAATGCAAGGATAAGATCGGATCAAGTCTGATAACGACGGATGGCTCCGTGTGGCGCGACGTTCCTCGCACCTGCACGGAGCCATCCCTCGTTATCCGATCTTCTCCGACTTCCATCCTTGCGGCCGTTCGCCGTTCAAGGATCCGCAGTCCGCAGCCCGCAGCAGTCCGTTCGAGGGACCGTCACGTCCTGAACTCGCCCAGGAGCCCCCGCAGCGCGCTCGCGCCGCCCGACAGCTCCTCGGCGGTCGCGGAGACCTGCTCCACCGCGGCGGCCGTCTCCTCGGTGGACGCGGCCACCTCCTCCGCGGCGGCGGCGTGCGACGCGGCGGCGTCCCGGGCGCTCACGAGCGCGCGCTCCGCGGCCTCGATGGCGGCGCGGTTCTCGAACGTCAGCGCGGTCACGCGCTCCGACGCCTCCTCGACGCGCTTCACCGAGTCCTCGATGCGGGCCAGCGCGCGCGACGCGCCGCCGGCCACCAGCTCCGCGTCGCGCAGCCGCGCCGCGCCGGCCTCGCTGGCGGTCACCGCGCTCGTCACGCGCTCGCGGATGCGGCGCACGTTGTCCGTCACCTCGTCGGCCGCCGCCGCGCTCTGCTCGGCCAGCGCGCGCACCTCCTGCGCGACCACCGCGAAGCCGCGCCCCGCGCTGCCCGCGCGCGCCGCCTCGATGCTCGCGTTGAGCGCCAGCAGGTGCGTCTGCGACGCGATCTCCGAGATCACCGCCACGAAGTCGTCCACCACCGCCGTCGCCTCGCGCAGCGCCGCCATCTCGCGCGCCGAGTCGTCCGCGCCCTCGCGCGCACCCAGCAGCGCGTCCACCGCCCGCGCGATCTCGGCGCGCGTGCCGGTCGCCGTGCCGCGGATCTCGCGCCCCGCCCGCTCCGACGCCTCCGCGGCCTCGGCGATCGCCGCGCCCTGCTCGGCCAGCTGCTCCATCGCCGCGCTGGCGGAGTGCAGCGCGTCCAGCTGCACCGACGCGCCGTTCGAGATCTCCAGCACCGCGCCCGTCACGTGCTGCGTGGAGACGGCGGTCGCGCCGGCGTTCTGTGCCAGCTCGCGCGCCGCGCCCGTGACGCGGTCGGTCTCCTCCTGCACGCGGCCCAGCAGGATCCGCAGGCGCTCGCGCGCGCGGTCCACCGCGAAGCCCAGCCGCGCGTACTCGACCGCCGGCTGGTCCTCGGCCACCCAGGTGCGCAGGTCGCGGCCCGTGCGGCGTCCCGTGCGCTCGCGCGCGCGCTGCGTCGCCTCGCGCAGGTCGCCCGCGCCCATCGCGCCCAGCTCCTCGCCCAGCGCGGCCAGCGGCCGCGTGACCGCCGCCGACGTCGCGACCGCGAAGAAGGCGCCGACCGCCAGCGCCGCCGCCAGCAGCGCGGCCAGCTTGACCTCCTCGGTGCGCAGCGCGTCGGCCATCAGCGACTCGCGCTCGATCCCGCGCACCGCGGCCGCGGTGCGCAGCTGCGCCAGATCCTGCCCGATGCGCGACACCTCCTCCATCGCCTCGGCGAGCACGCGCTCGGCGGGCTGCGGGCGGTTCAGCGCGTGGTACGCGCGCACCATCGCGAGCCGCGCCTCGGTGGCCGACTGCTTGGCGCCGATCGCCTCCAGCTGCGCGCGCTCCGCGGTGCTCAGGCCGTGGACCGCCATCGCGCGGCGGCGGAGCTGGTCCGCCTCGTCCATCGCCTGCTGGTAGCGGCGCAGGTAGGCCGGGTCCCCCGTCTCGGCGTAGCGCGAGCCCACCAGGATCTCGCGCAGCACCGCCGCGCCCACCTGCTGCACCGTGTCGTTGTGGACGCGCAGGTCCACGAGCGCCGCGGTGGCGCGCTCGTTGGCGGCGGTGAGGCCGGCCACGCCCACCGCCCCCGCCATCGCCAGCAGGATCAGGTTCGCGCCGAAGCCGGCGCGCAGCCAGGCGCGGATCGTCCGCGGACGCGGCCCGCGCCGCAGCATCGCCACCAGCGCCGACCCGGCGGGGCGCGGCGCCGGGGTGGAAGGCGGGGGCGGAGCGGCCGTGGCCGGCGCCTCGGCGGGCAGCGGGTGCTCCATCGTCCAGCCGGGGATCGCCAGCTCGTCGGTGGGCTGGCGGAGCGCCGCGTGGTCGGACACCGGGGTGGGGCGCGAGGTCGTGCTCACGGCCGGGCCTCCGAGGCGGCGTCCGCGGCGGCGAGGGTCGGAGCGGCGGCGGCCCGCACGCGGGCGACGACCACGCCGCGCCCCACCACGTCGTGCCGGGCGTCGAAGGCGATGGGGCCGGCGACGCCGCGGAACGCCGGCGCCGTCTTCCCGAGGGCGCTCAGCCAGTCGCGCACGGCGGCGCGCCGGCGCGGGGCGTCGGGGCCGACGGCCGTCGCGGCGCGGCCCAGCAGCATCGCCGCCTCGTAGGCCATCGCGGCGCGGACCCCCGGCGGCGCGCCGAACTGCTTCCCGTACGCGCGCACGAAGGCGCGCCCCTCGGGCGTCGCCGCGCGCTCGGCCACGAAGGCCACGGCGTAGTGCACGCCCGCGAACTCCGCCGAGTCGGCCAGCGGGGCCAGCGCGTCGCCGCCGAGGACCGGCGCCTTGAGTCCCGCCTTCCGGAGGGCGCGCAGGAAGGGGCCCGCGTGCTCGGCGCTGCCAGGGAAGAGGATGAGGTCCGGCTGCAGCGTCGCCAGGTAGGCCGCGTACGGCTCCCACTCCGTGACGCCGTGGACGTACGGGTCGCGGGCGACGATCCACCCGTCGCTTCCCTTGTAGGCCTTGGCGAAGGTGGCGGCCCAGTCGCGGCCGTACGAGTCGTTCCGGTAGACGATGGCCGCCTGCTGCGCGGCCAGCGAGTCGGCCGCGAAGGCGGCCACGCCGCGCGACGCCGTCTCGTCGTTGGGGGAGACGCGGAAGAGCCAGGGGCTCCGGCCGGCCAGCGCCGCGCTGGTGGCGGTGGGGGAGACGGCCACCACGGCGCGCTCGCCGTCGCCGTCCACGTCCTCGTAGACGGGCAGGGCGTCGAGGGTGCGGCCGCTCTCGGCGTCGCCGACGATCCCGGCCACCTTCGGATGGTCGCGCAGCAGCTCGGCCGCCCGGACGGCGCTCGTGAGCCCGCGCGGCGTGCGGACGGCCGTGAACACGAGGCCGCGCGCCCGGACGGCGCTGTCGGCGTTCAGGGTGGCGACGGCGAGGTCGACGCCGTTGTGGATCGCCTCCATGCCGGGGCGCTCGGGGTTGAGCGCGATGCCGATGGCGATCGTGTCGGCGGGGACGCCGGCCGCGCGGGGACCGGGCGCGGCGCCGCGGCAGCCGGCGACGCCCAGGAGCAGCGCGGTCGCCACCAGGGCCGCGCCCGCGGCGGTGCGGGCGGCGGCGCGCAGGCGGGGATGGGCGCGCGGCGCGCGGGGGCGCGGGGCGGGGAAGGCGGCGATACGGAGCAGGGCCGGCATGCCGGGGGCGGTCGGGACGTGCGGAGGCGCCCCGGGGACGGCGGGCGCCCATGGCGGGCGCGAGAGTGACGACCGATCGCGGGGCCGCGAAACGGGATGCGCGGCGCGCGGCCCCCGGGCATGGGTGAAATCCCTGACACGGACCGGGGGAATCGCCCGACGCGCGCGGACGTGGGGCATCGGGCGACATTGCGCGCGAGCGGGCGCACGCTCGGGCGCGTGCGCGTGGCGCCATCGCGTCGCGCGAGCGTCCGTGCCGGTGCTCGGTCGCTGGCGCGACTCTTCCGGACGCGCCCGCCCATTCACGACGGTCCGTCACGCGACGGATCGTCGCGAAGTTCCGGCTCGCTTGAAGGTTTCGAAGCGGGGGCGTTAGGTTCCCCACGCTGTACGCCAACCTCGACCGCGATTCGCTGCGCGTCGACTCCTGCCGTCTCTCCTAGGATCAGGCATGACACGGACCCACCACCCGCGACGGCTGGCAGCGACGCTGCTAGCGGGTGCGGCACTGCTCGTACTGGCCGCGTGCGACTCCGGCCAGTACCCGAACTCGATCTTCACCAAGAACTCCGAGTTCAACGCCGACGTCGGCTCGCTGTTCAACCGGCTCTTCTTCTGGGGCACGATCGTCTTCGTGCTCGTCGAGGCGCTGCTGCTGTACGTGATCATCAAGTTCCGCCGGAAGCCGGGCCAGGCGGAGCCGAAGCACGTGCACGGGAACACGACGCTCGAGGTCCTGTGGACCGCGATCCCCGCGGTCATCCTGGTCTTCATCGCCGTGCCCACGGTGCGGACGATCTTCCGCACGCAGGCCAAGGCGCGTCCCGACGCGCTGCAGGTCGAGGTGATCGGCCACCAGTGGTGGTGGGAGTTCCGCTATCCCGAGTACAACGTCTCGACCGCGAACGAGCTCTATCTGCCCGCCGGGCGGACGGTGAACTTCTCGCTCAAGACCGCGGACGTCCTGCACTCGTTCTGGATCCCGGCGCTCGCGGGCAAGCGCGACCTGATCGCGAACCACACGAACTTCCTCTGGTTCACGCCGGACAGCGCGCTCGGCGCGGCCGCGTGGAACGGGCACTGCGCCGAGTACTGCGGCGCGTCGCACGCGAACATGAAGTTCCGCACCTACACGGTGACGGCGGCGGAGTTCGACAGCTGGGTGAAGGGGCAGCAGGCGGTCGCCGTGTTCGGCGCCACGCCGGCGCCCGGCCAGAGCGCGTCCCCGGCGACGCCGGGCGACTCGGCCGCCGCCGCGGCGACGCGCGCGCAGGCGGGCGCGCAGTCGGCCGGCCCCAAGGCGGACGCCGGCGTGGCCGCGCTGCCGCCGTCGTCGGCCGCGCGCAGCCAGTCGACGCCGACGCAGTCCGCGCAGCAGCCGCTGGCCGCGGGCGCCGCGCGTGACACCACGGCCGCGGGGCTGGCCGCGGTGCAGGGGCCGAGCGCCGCGACGCCGGCCTACACCTACCCGATGGACAAGCTGCCGCGCCACATCCGTCCGAGCACGCCGATCCCGGCGGACATCGGGCGCATCAGCGACGCGGTGCTGGCCTCGGGCGACGCGGCGCGCGGGCAGAAGATCTACTCGTCGCAGTCGTGCATCGGGTGCCACTACATCAACGGCAACCCGATGTCGGCCGGCAAGATCGGGCCGAACCTCACGCACGTCGGCTCGCGCAACACGATCGGCGCGGGGCTGTTCCCGAACGACGCGCGCAACCTCGCCTACTGGATCAAGAACACTCGGAAGATGAAGCCCGGCGTCGTGATGCCGACGCTCGGCCTCAACGAGTACGATCCGGTGACGAAGATGCAGGTGAAAGCGGGCGGGCTAACCGACCAGCAGATCGCCGACATCGTCGCCTACCTCCTGGCCCTGAAGTAAGGGAGCCCCGACACCGCATGGCAACCACCGTCGCAGCGCCGGCGTACGCGCCCGCGCACTCCCAGGAAGAGACCGGTCTCTGGAGCTGGCTGACCACGGTCGATCACAAGCGGATCGGCACGCTGTACCTGTTCACCAGCCTGTTCTTCTTCGTCTGGGGCGGCATCGAGGCGGCGCTCATCCGCGCGCAGCTGGCCGGCCCCAACCTCAACGTCCTCTCGGCGGACACCTACAACCAGGTGTTCACGATGCACGGCACCACGATGGTGTTCCTCGCCATCATGCCGCTGTCCGCCGCCTTCTTCAACCTGCTCATCCCGCTCCAGATCGGCGCGCGCGACGTCGCGTTCCCGCGGCTCAACGCGTTCTCGTACTGGATCTACCTGCTCGGCGGCATCTTCATCTCGCTGCCGATCCTGTTCCAGGCCGCGCCCGATGGCGGCTGGTTCGGCTACACCCCGCTGACCACGAAGGCCCACAGCCCGGGCATCAACATCGACTTCTGGGTCATCGGCCTGCAGATCCTCGGCATCAGCACGCTCGCGGCGTCGTTCAACTTCATCACGACGATCGTGAACATGCGGGCCCCCGGGATGAACATGATGCGCATGCCCATGTTCACCTGGAACTCGTTCGTCGTGCAGTTCCTGGTGCTGCTGGCGTTCCCGGTCATCACGATCGCGCTGCAGTTCCTGATCTTCGACCGCTTCTTCGGGACGAACTTCTACACGACGGCCGCGGGCGCCGACCCGCTGCTCTGGCAGCACCTGTTCTGGATCTTCGGGCACCCCGAGGTCTACATCCTGATCCTGCCCGCCTTCGGCCTCGTGTCGGAGGTGATCCCGGCGTTCAGCCGCAAGCCGATCTTCGGCTACCCGGTGATGGTGTACGCCACGGTCCTGATCGGCTTCCTCGGCTTCGGCGTGTGGGCGCACCACATGTTCTCGGTCGGCATGGGCCCGGTCGCGGACTCGGTGTTCAGCCTCACGACGATGCTGATCGCCATCCCGACCGGCGTGAAGATCTTCAACTGGATCTCCACGATGTGGGGCGGCGCGCTGCGCTTCACGACGGCCATGAAGTTCGCCGTGGCGCTCGTCGGCCTGTTCACGGTCGGCGGCATCTCCGGCGTCATGCACTCGTCGCCGCCGGCCGACCTGCAGCAGACCGACACGTACTTCATCGTCGCGCACTTCCACTACGTGCTGTTCGGCGGCTCGATGTTCGGCCTGTTCGCCGGGACGTACTTCTACTTCCCGAAGTTCAGCGGCCGCATCATGAGCGAGAAGCTCGGCAGCTGGAGCTTCTGGTGGATGTTCGTCGGCATGAACCTGACGTTCTTCCCGATGCACTACTCGGGGCTGATGGGCATGCCGCGCCGCATCTACACGTACGACGCGGACCAGGGCTACACGCTGTTCAACCAGCTGTCGACGGCCGGCACCGGCGTCCTCATGATCGGCATCGCGATCACGCTCTGGAACCTGTGGCGCAGCTGGAGCCACGGGGAGCGCGTGGGCAACGATCCGTGGGGCGCGGGCACGCTGGAGTGGTCGATCCCGTCGCCACCGCCCGACTACAACTTCGCCGAGCTGCCGAAGGTGACGTCGCGCTACCCGGTGTGGGACGCGAAGTCGCCCGAGCTGACGCGCGAGGTGCCGCACACCGAGACCGGCGACCGCCGCCTCGGCATCGCGGGCCCGGAGGGGATCACCAACGGCCACGAGTTCGCCGAGGTGCAGGTGAACCCGACCGGCGGCGCCGCCTACGCGCAGGGCGAGCAGGGCGTGCGCGTCTCGGCCAACGCGCCGCAGCGCCTGCCCACCGCCAAGGAGCTCGGCATCCCGATGCCGAATCCGTCGATCATGCCGCTCGTCTGCGCCCTGGGCGTGGTCGTGATGTTCTGCGGCCTGCTCTTCCTGGGGAAGAGCACGATGACCGGTGTCAGCATCATGGCGTTCGGCGCGCTGTGGTGGGTGACGTCGCTCTACAACTGGCTCACCACCCCGCTCGAGGACGCGCACTGAGATGGCGACCGCTGAGACGCTGACGTCCGCCACCCCGGCGGATCTCCCGCACACGGGCGGGCACTACACGACCACCGGCCTCGACAACCGGAAGATCGCCATCTGGGCGTTCATCGGGTCCGAGTGCATGCTCTTCACGTCGCTCATCTCGACGTACCTGATCTACAAGGGGCGGTCGCTCGTCGGGCCGTACCCGCACGAGACGTGGACCGACCCGGCGACGGGGAAGGTCTTCCCGGCGATCCTCAACATCCCGGTGACCTCGGCCTCCACGTTCGTGCTGCTGATGTCGTCGCTGGCGATGGTGCTGGCGCACGACGCGGTGGTGAACTCGGAGAACCCGAACCGGAAGGCCTACCAGAACTCCAAGCTCTGGCTGGCCATGACGGCCATCCTCGGGGCGGTCTTCCTCGGCTTCCAGGCCTACGAGTTCACGTCGTTCGTGCACGAGGGGCTGACGATCCGCACGAACCTCTTCGGCTCGTCGTTCTTCACGCTCACCGGCTTCCACGGCGCGCACGTGACGGCCGGCGTGATCTGGCTGCTCTCGCTGCTGATGATCGACTTCAAGCGCGGGCTCAAGCCGCACGACGAGCTGGCCGTCGACATGGCCGCGCTGTACTGGCACTTCGTCGACGTCGTGTGGATCGTGATCTTCACGCTCGTGTACCTCATCCAGTAGACCGGACCCGACGATGGCTCACGACTCCCACGACGCACACGGGGCGGGCGACCACGGCCACGGCGCCGGCCACGGGGCGCACCACGCGCACCATCCGACGGCCGGCACGTACGTGAAGGTCGGCATCTTCCTCACGGTCATCACGATCGTCGAGGTCTACGCCTACTACATCCCCAGCTTCGTCGCCTCGGCGTACTTCGTCCCGGCGCTGCTGATCATGTCGGCGGTCAAGTTCTTCACCGTCGTCTCGGTCTACATGCACCTGAAGTACGACCACCGGCTGTTCCGCGCGCTCTTCACCGGCCCGTTCATCGTGGCCGGGCTGACGCTGATCGGCCTGATGTTCCTGTTCGGGCACCTCTCGATCCGGCTCGGCCTCCTCACCTGAGGAGCCGGTCGGCACGGCCACGCGGCCGCGCGCTGGAGGCGCCCCGGTCGACCGGGCGCCCGGCGCGCGGCCGCGTCGCCGTTGTAGGTCCGTAGGACTCCGCTGGAGGAAGCATGCTCGTCGCGTCACCCGTCGTCCCCGCCCTCGCGCTGCTGCACCCGGTGGCGCAGCTGGGCAGCACCTTCTCCGTGCACCCGAGCACCGCCATCGGCATCGCGGCGCTCGCGGCGCTCTATCTCTGGCGCGCCCGCGTCGGTCCGACCGCCGCCGCGTCGGGCGCGACGCCGGCCGCCGGCGCGCGCACGCCCACCGCGGCGCAGCGCCTCGCGTTCTTCACCGGGCTCGCGCTGCTGTTCGTCTCGCTCAACGGCCCGATCCACGACCTGAGCGACGTCTACCTGTTCAGCGCCCACATGGTGCAGCACCTGCTGCTGCAGCTCGTGGTGGTGCCGCTGCTCCTCCTCGGCACGCCGGGGTGGATGCTCCGCCCGCTGCTCGGCGTCCCGGCGCTGCGCGCCGTCGGCACGCGCATCACGCGCCCGGCGTGGTGCTTCGTGCTGTTCAACCTCGTCATGGCCGGCTGGCACCTGCCGCCGCTCTACAACACGGCGCTGGCGTACCACGGGGTGCACATCACGCAGCACCTGATGTTCCTGGTCGCCTCGACGCTGATGTGGTGGCCGATCCTCGGGACGCTGCCCGAGCTGCCGCGCCTCTCGTACCCCGCGCAGCTGCTCTACTGCTTCCTGCTGACGATCCCGATGTCGATCGTCTCGGTCTACATCACCTACGCCGACCGCGTGCTCTACCCCGCGTACTCGTGGGCGCCGCGCGTGCTGGGGATGTCGCCGCTCGAGGACCAGCGCCTCGGGGGGCTGATCATGTGGGTGCCGGGCGGCATCTACTTCATGCTGGTGATGTCGGTCGTGTTCTTCCGCTGGACGACCCGCGGCGCGCAGGACGACGTGCACGCCGCGCAGGTCCCGGCCTGACGCGGCGCACCCCCCCCAACGCTCGACATGCCCACCTACCTCGTCACCGGCGGGGCCGGCTTCATCGGCTCGGCGCTCGTCCGCCGTCTGCTCGCGCGTCCCGACGTCACGGTCGTGACGGTCGACAAGCTCACCTACGCCGGCAACCTCGACTCGCTCGGCGCCGCGCTGGAGCACCCGCGCCACCGCTTCGAGCAGGTGGACATCGGGGACGCGACGCAGATGCAGCGCGTGTTCGAGGAGCACCGGCCCGACGGCGTCTTCCACCTCGCCGCCGAGTCGCACGTCGACCGCTCCATCGACGGGCCGGGCGCGTTCATCGAGACGAACGTCGTCGGCACGTTTCACCTGCTGCAGGAGGCGCGGCGCTACTGGGCGTCGCTCGAGGGCGGCGCGCGCGACGCGTTCCGCTTCCTCCACGTCTCCACCGACGAGGTGTTCGGCTCGCTCGGCGAGGACGGCGCGTTCCGCGAGGACACGCCCTACGATCCGAGCTCGCCCTACTCGGCCAGCAAGGCGGCGTCCGACCACCTCGCGCGCGCCTGGCACCGCACGTACGGGCTGCCGGTGATCGTCACCAACTGCTCGAACAACTACGGGCCGTACCAGTTCCCCGAGAAGCTGATCCCGCTCACGATCCTCAACGCGTTCGCGGGGCTGCCGCTGCCGGTGTACGGCAAGGGCGAGAACGTGCGCGACTGGCTCTACGTCGACGACCACGCCGAGGCGCTCATCACCGCGATGGAGCGCGGCCGCGTGGGCGGCACGTACCTCGTGAGCGGGCGCGAGGAGCGCCGCAACATCGACGTCGTGCGGCTCGTGTGCGGCATCGTCGACGAGCTGGCGCCGGCGGCCGACGGGACGCGGCGAGCGTCGCTGATCACCTTCGTCACCGACCGCCCGGGCCACGACCAGCGCTACGCGGTGGACTCCTCCAAGATCCAGCGCGAGCTGGGCTGGCGGCCGAGCGAGACGTTCGAGTCGGGGCTGCGGAAGACGGTCGCGTGGTACCTCG
This Roseisolibacter agri DNA region includes the following protein-coding sequences:
- the coxB gene encoding cytochrome c oxidase subunit II, which gives rise to MTRTHHPRRLAATLLAGAALLVLAACDSGQYPNSIFTKNSEFNADVGSLFNRLFFWGTIVFVLVEALLLYVIIKFRRKPGQAEPKHVHGNTTLEVLWTAIPAVILVFIAVPTVRTIFRTQAKARPDALQVEVIGHQWWWEFRYPEYNVSTANELYLPAGRTVNFSLKTADVLHSFWIPALAGKRDLIANHTNFLWFTPDSALGAAAWNGHCAEYCGASHANMKFRTYTVTAAEFDSWVKGQQAVAVFGATPAPGQSASPATPGDSAAAAATRAQAGAQSAGPKADAGVAALPPSSAARSQSTPTQSAQQPLAAGAARDTTAAGLAAVQGPSAATPAYTYPMDKLPRHIRPSTPIPADIGRISDAVLASGDAARGQKIYSSQSCIGCHYINGNPMSAGKIGPNLTHVGSRNTIGAGLFPNDARNLAYWIKNTRKMKPGVVMPTLGLNEYDPVTKMQVKAGGLTDQQIADIVAYLLALK
- the ctaD gene encoding cytochrome c oxidase subunit I, producing the protein MATTVAAPAYAPAHSQEETGLWSWLTTVDHKRIGTLYLFTSLFFFVWGGIEAALIRAQLAGPNLNVLSADTYNQVFTMHGTTMVFLAIMPLSAAFFNLLIPLQIGARDVAFPRLNAFSYWIYLLGGIFISLPILFQAAPDGGWFGYTPLTTKAHSPGINIDFWVIGLQILGISTLAASFNFITTIVNMRAPGMNMMRMPMFTWNSFVVQFLVLLAFPVITIALQFLIFDRFFGTNFYTTAAGADPLLWQHLFWIFGHPEVYILILPAFGLVSEVIPAFSRKPIFGYPVMVYATVLIGFLGFGVWAHHMFSVGMGPVADSVFSLTTMLIAIPTGVKIFNWISTMWGGALRFTTAMKFAVALVGLFTVGGISGVMHSSPPADLQQTDTYFIVAHFHYVLFGGSMFGLFAGTYFYFPKFSGRIMSEKLGSWSFWWMFVGMNLTFFPMHYSGLMGMPRRIYTYDADQGYTLFNQLSTAGTGVLMIGIAITLWNLWRSWSHGERVGNDPWGAGTLEWSIPSPPPDYNFAELPKVTSRYPVWDAKSPELTREVPHTETGDRRLGIAGPEGITNGHEFAEVQVNPTGGAAYAQGEQGVRVSANAPQRLPTAKELGIPMPNPSIMPLVCALGVVVMFCGLLFLGKSTMTGVSIMAFGALWWVTSLYNWLTTPLEDAH
- a CDS encoding cytochrome c oxidase subunit 3 is translated as MATAETLTSATPADLPHTGGHYTTTGLDNRKIAIWAFIGSECMLFTSLISTYLIYKGRSLVGPYPHETWTDPATGKVFPAILNIPVTSASTFVLLMSSLAMVLAHDAVVNSENPNRKAYQNSKLWLAMTAILGAVFLGFQAYEFTSFVHEGLTIRTNLFGSSFFTLTGFHGAHVTAGVIWLLSLLMIDFKRGLKPHDELAVDMAALYWHFVDVVWIVIFTLVYLIQ
- a CDS encoding cytochrome C oxidase subunit IV family protein translates to MAHDSHDAHGAGDHGHGAGHGAHHAHHPTAGTYVKVGIFLTVITIVEVYAYYIPSFVASAYFVPALLIMSAVKFFTVVSVYMHLKYDHRLFRALFTGPFIVAGLTLIGLMFLFGHLSIRLGLLT
- a CDS encoding cytochrome c oxidase assembly protein, whose protein sequence is MLVASPVVPALALLHPVAQLGSTFSVHPSTAIGIAALAALYLWRARVGPTAAASGATPAAGARTPTAAQRLAFFTGLALLFVSLNGPIHDLSDVYLFSAHMVQHLLLQLVVVPLLLLGTPGWMLRPLLGVPALRAVGTRITRPAWCFVLFNLVMAGWHLPPLYNTALAYHGVHITQHLMFLVASTLMWWPILGTLPELPRLSYPAQLLYCFLLTIPMSIVSVYITYADRVLYPAYSWAPRVLGMSPLEDQRLGGLIMWVPGGIYFMLVMSVVFFRWTTRGAQDDVHAAQVPA
- the rfbB gene encoding dTDP-glucose 4,6-dehydratase; translated protein: MPTYLVTGGAGFIGSALVRRLLARPDVTVVTVDKLTYAGNLDSLGAALEHPRHRFEQVDIGDATQMQRVFEEHRPDGVFHLAAESHVDRSIDGPGAFIETNVVGTFHLLQEARRYWASLEGGARDAFRFLHVSTDEVFGSLGEDGAFREDTPYDPSSPYSASKAASDHLARAWHRTYGLPVIVTNCSNNYGPYQFPEKLIPLTILNAFAGLPLPVYGKGENVRDWLYVDDHAEALITAMERGRVGGTYLVSGREERRNIDVVRLVCGIVDELAPAADGTRRASLITFVTDRPGHDQRYAVDSSKIQRELGWRPSETFESGLRKTVAWYLENRTWWERVRSGGYRGERLGLAEV